The proteins below come from a single Cricetulus griseus strain 17A/GY chromosome 6, alternate assembly CriGri-PICRH-1.0, whole genome shotgun sequence genomic window:
- the Spi1 gene encoding transcription factor PU.1 isoform X2 has translation MLQACKMEGFPLVPPVSSDNFLSLQPSEELVTYEPELYQRQTQDYYSFMSSDGDSHSDHYWDFPTHHVHSEFESFPENHFTELQSVQAPQLQQLYRHMELEQMHVLDTPMAPPHASLSHQVSYMPRMCFPYQSLSPAHQQSSDEEEGERQSPPLEVSDGEADGLEPGPGLLHGETGSKKKIRLYQFLLDLLRSGDMKDSIWWVDKDKGTFQFSSKHKEALAHRWGIQKGNRKKMTYQKMARALRNYGKTGEVKKVKKKLTYQFSGEVLGRGSLAERRLPPH, from the exons ATGTTACAGGCGTGCAAAATGGAAGGGTTTCCCCTCGTCCCCCCTGTGA GCTCTGAtaacttcctgtctctgcagcCATCGGAAGAGCTGGTTACTTACGAACCTGAACTATACCAACGCCAAACTCAAGACTACTACTCCTTTATGAGCAGTGATGGAGACAGCCACAGTG ATCATTACTGGGACTTCCCCACGCACCATGTACACAGCGAGTTCGAGAGCTTCCCTGAGAACCACTTCACGGAGCTGCAGAGTGTGCAGGCCCCGCAGCTGCAGCAGCTCTACCGTCACATGGAGCTGGAACAGATGCACGTCCTCGATACCCCCATGGCACCGCCCCACGCCAGCCTCAGCCACCAG GTTTCCTACATGCCCAGGATGTGCTTCCCTTATCAGTCCTTGTCCCCGGCCCACCAGCAGAGCTCAGATGAGGAGGAGGGTGAGAGGCAGAGCCCCCCATTGGAGGTGTCTGATGGAGAGGCTGATGGCTTGGAGCCTGGGCCTGGTCTTCTGCATGGGGAGACAG GCAGCAAGAAAAAGATTCGCCTGTACCAGTTCCTGCTGGACCTGCTGCGCAGCGGCGACATGAAGGACAGCATCTGGTGGGTGGACAAGGACAAGGGCACCTTCCAGTTCTCATCCAAGCACAAGGAGGCGCTGGCGCACCGCTGGGGCATCCAGAAGGGCAACCGCAAGAAGATGACCTACCAGAAGATGGCGCGCGCGCTGCGCAACTACGGCAAGACCGGCGAGGTGAAGAAAGTCAAGAAGAAGCTCACCTACCAGTTCAGCGGCGAGGTGCTGGGCCGCGGAAGCCTGGCCGAGCGGCGCCTCCCACCCCACTGA
- the Spi1 gene encoding transcription factor PU.1 isoform X4, translating to MLQACKMEGFPLVPPPSEELVTYEPELYQRQTQDYYSFMSSDGDSHSDHYWDFPTHHVHSEFESFPENHFTELQSVQAPQLQQLYRHMELEQMHVLDTPMAPPHASLSHQVSYMPRMCFPYQSLSPAHQQSSDEEEGERQSPPLEVSDGEADGLEPGPGLLHGETGSKKKIRLYQFLLDLLRSGDMKDSIWWVDKDKGTFQFSSKHKEALAHRWGIQKGNRKKMTYQKMARALRNYGKTGEVKKVKKKLTYQFSGEVLGRGSLAERRLPPH from the exons ATGTTACAGGCGTGCAAAATGGAAGGGTTTCCCCTCGTCCCCCCT cCATCGGAAGAGCTGGTTACTTACGAACCTGAACTATACCAACGCCAAACTCAAGACTACTACTCCTTTATGAGCAGTGATGGAGACAGCCACAGTG ATCATTACTGGGACTTCCCCACGCACCATGTACACAGCGAGTTCGAGAGCTTCCCTGAGAACCACTTCACGGAGCTGCAGAGTGTGCAGGCCCCGCAGCTGCAGCAGCTCTACCGTCACATGGAGCTGGAACAGATGCACGTCCTCGATACCCCCATGGCACCGCCCCACGCCAGCCTCAGCCACCAG GTTTCCTACATGCCCAGGATGTGCTTCCCTTATCAGTCCTTGTCCCCGGCCCACCAGCAGAGCTCAGATGAGGAGGAGGGTGAGAGGCAGAGCCCCCCATTGGAGGTGTCTGATGGAGAGGCTGATGGCTTGGAGCCTGGGCCTGGTCTTCTGCATGGGGAGACAG GCAGCAAGAAAAAGATTCGCCTGTACCAGTTCCTGCTGGACCTGCTGCGCAGCGGCGACATGAAGGACAGCATCTGGTGGGTGGACAAGGACAAGGGCACCTTCCAGTTCTCATCCAAGCACAAGGAGGCGCTGGCGCACCGCTGGGGCATCCAGAAGGGCAACCGCAAGAAGATGACCTACCAGAAGATGGCGCGCGCGCTGCGCAACTACGGCAAGACCGGCGAGGTGAAGAAAGTCAAGAAGAAGCTCACCTACCAGTTCAGCGGCGAGGTGCTGGGCCGCGGAAGCCTGGCCGAGCGGCGCCTCCCACCCCACTGA
- the Mybpc3 gene encoding myosin-binding protein C, cardiac-type yields MPEPAKKAVSAFNKKPRSVEVTAGSAAVFEAETERAGVKVRWQRDGSDIGASDKYGLAAEGKRHTLTVRDVGPADQGSYAVIAGSSKVKFDLKVTEAAPPEKAELAVTPTPAEAPGAPREVPVPASELEENIPNPEGSVSETSEDSAPGSQGAPDDPIGLFLMRPQDGEVTVGGSIVFSARVAGASLLKPPVVKWFKGKWVDLSSKVGQHLQLHDSYDRASKVYLFELHITDAQTTSAGGYRCEVSTKDKFDSCNFNLTVHEAMGSGDLDLRSAFRRTSLAGAGRRTSDSHEDTGTLDFSSLLKKSSSFRRDSKLEAPAEEDVWEILRQAPPSEYERIAFQHGVTDLRGMLKRLKGMKHDEKKSTAFQKKLEPAYQVNKGHKIRLTVELADPDAEVKWLKNGQEIQMSGSKYIFESIGTKRTLTISQCSLADDAAYQCVVGGEKCSTELFVKEPPVLITRSLEDQLVMVGQRVEFECEVSEEGAQVKWLKDGVELTREETFKYRFKKDGRKHHLIINEATLEDAGHYAVRTSGGQALAELIVQEKKLEVYQSIADLAVGAKDQAVFKCEVSDENVRGVWLKNGKELVPDSRIKVSHIGRVHKLTIDDVTPADEADYSFVPEGFACNLSAKLHFMEVKIDFVPRQEPPKIHLDCPGSTPDTIVVVAGNKLRLDVPISGDPAPTVVWQKTVTQGKKAPAGAPPGAQEDADADEEWVFDKKLLCETEGRVRVETTKDRSVFTVEGAEKEDEGVYTVTVKNPVGEDQVNLTVKVIDVPDAPAAPKVSNVGEDSCTVRWEPPAYDGGQPVLGYILERKKKKSYRWMRLNFDLLRELSHEARRMIEGVAYEMRVYAVNAVGMSRPSPASQPFMPIGPPGEPTHLTVEDVSDTTVSLKWRPPERVGAGGMDGYSVEYCQEGSSEWVAALQGLTERTSLLVKDLPTGARLQFRVRAHNVAGPGAPVITKEPVTVQEILQRPRLQLPRHLRQTIQKKVGEPVNLLIPFQGKPRPQVTWTKEGHPLAGDEVSIRNSPTDTILFIRSAHRTHSGTYQVTVRIENMEDKATLVLQIVDKPSPPQDIRIIETWGFNVALEWKPPQDDGNTEIWGYTVQKADKKTMEWFTVLEHYRRTHCVVSELIIGNGYYFRVFSHNMVGSSDKAAATKEPVFIPRPGITYEPPKYKALDFSEAPSFTQPLANRSIIAGYNAVLCCAVRGSPKPKISWFKNGLDLGEDARFRMFSKQGVLTLEIRKPCPYDGGVYVCRATNLQGEAQCECRLEVRVPQ; encoded by the exons ATGCCTGAGCCAGCGAAGAAAGCAG TGTCAGCCTTCAACAAGAAGCCGCGGTCAGTGGAGGTGACAGCAGGCAGTGCTGCCGTGTTCGAGGCTGAGACGGAGCGCGCAGGTGTGAAAGTGCGGTGGCAGCGGGACGGCAGTGACATCGGTGCCAGTGACAAGTATGGTTTGGCGGCAGAGGGCAAGCGGCACACGCTGACAGTGCGAGATGTGGGCCCTGCGGACCAGGGTTCCTATGCGGTCATTGCAGGCTCCTCAAAGGTCAAGTTTGACCTCAAGGTCACAGAGGCAG CCCCTCCGGAGAAGGCCGAGCTTGCAGTTACTCCCACCCCTGCGGAGGCCCCTGGAGCCCCCAGAGAAGTTCCAGTTCCAGCCTCTGAGTTGGAAGAAAACATCCCAAATCCTGAAG GGTCAGTCTCAGAAACCTCGGAAGACTCAGCCCCAGGGAGTCAGGGAGCCCCTGATGACCCTATTGGCCTTTTTCTGATGCGGCCACAGGATGGCGAGGTGACTGTGG GTGGCAGCATTGTCTTTTCAGCCCGTGTGGCTGGGGCCAGCCTCCTGAAACCGCCAGTGGTCAAGTGGTTCAAGGGCAAGTGGGTAGACCTGAGCAGCAAGGTGGGCCAGCACCTGCAACTGCATGACAGTTACGACCGAGCCAGCAAG GTATACCTGTTTGAGCTGCACATCACAGATGCTCAGACCACTTCTGCTGGGGGCTACCGCTGTGAGGTGTCTACCAAGGACAAATTTGACAGCTGTAACTTCAACCTCACTGTCCATG AGgccatgggttctggagacttGGACCTCAGATCAGCTTTCCGCCGCAC GAGCTTGGCTGGAGCAGGTCGGCGAACCAG TGACAGCCATGAAGACACTGGGACTCTGGACTTCAGTTCCCTGCTGAAGAAGAG CAGCAGTTTCCGGAG GGACTCGAAACTGGAGGCACCTGCTGAGGAGGACGTGTGGGAGATCCTGAGACAGGCACCGCCATCAGAATATGAGCGCATCGCCTTCCAGCATGGAGTCACAGATCTTCGAGGCATGCTGAAGAGGCTCAAGGGCATGAAGCATGACGAAAAGAAGAGCACAG CTTTTCAGAAGAAGCTGGAGCCTGCCTACCAGGTGAACAAGGGCCACAAGATCCGACTTACTGTGGAACTGGCTGACCCGGATGCTGAGGTCAAGTGGCTGAAAAATGGACAGGAGATCCAGATGAGTGGcag CAA GTACATCTTCGAGTCCATCGGGACCAAGCGCACCCTGACCATCAGCCAATGCTCACTGGCTGATGACGCAGCCTACCAATGTGTCGTGGGGGGAGAGAAATGCAGCACAGAGCTCTTCGTCAAAG AGCCCCCAGTGTTGATCACACGGtctctggaagaccagctggTGATGGTGGGACAGCGTGTGGAGTTTGAGTGTGAGGTATCGGAAGAAGGAGCCCAAGTCAAATG GCTGAAGGATGGGGTGGAGCTGACCCGTGAGGAGACCTTCAAATACCGGTTCAAGAAGGATGGGAGGAAACACCACCTGATCATCAACGAGGCAACGCTGGAGGACGCGGGACACTACGCAGTACGCACAAGCGGGGGCCAGGCGCTGGCTGAGCTCATCGTGCAAG AGAAGAAACTGGAGGTATACCAAAGCATCGCAGACCTGGCAGTGGGAGCCAAGGACCAGGCTGTGTTTAAGTGTGAGGTTTCAGACGAGAACGTGCGTGGCGTGTGGCTGAAGAACGGGAAGGAGCTGGTGCCTGACAGCCGCATAAAGGTGTCTCATATAGGGCG GGTCCACAAACTGACCATTGACGACGTCACACCTGCTGACGAGGCTGACTACAGCTTTGTGCCTGAAGGATTTGCCTGCAACCTGTCTGCCAAGCTCCATTTCATGG AGGTCAAGATTGACTTTGTGCCCAGGCAGG AACCTCCCAAGATCCATTTGGACTGTCCTGGGAGCACACCAGACACCATTGTGGTTGTTGCTGGGAACAAGTTACGCCTGGATGTCCCTATTTCTGGGGACCCTGCTCCCACTGTGGTCTGGCAGAAGACTGTCACACAG GGGAAGAAGGCCCCAGCTGGGGCTCCCCCTGGTGCCCAAGAAGATGCAGATGCAGATGAAGAGTGGGTGTTCGATAAGAAG CTGTTGTGTGAGACTGAGGGCCGGGTCCGTGTGGAGACCACTAAGGACCGCAGTGTCTTCACGGTTGAAGgagcagagaaggaagatgaaggTGTCTACACTGTCACAGTAAAGAACCCCGTGGGCGAGGACCAGGTCAACCTCACAGTCAAGGTCATCG ATGTGCCAGACGCTCCTGCAGCCCCCAAGGTCAGCAATGTGGGCGAGGACTCCTGCACTGTGCGGTGGGAGCCACCTGCCTACGACGGTGGACAGCCGGTCCTGG GATACATCCTGGAGcgcaagaagaagaagagctaTAGGTGGATGAGGCTCAACTTTGATTTGCTGCGGGAGCTGAGCCACGAGGCGAGGCGCATGATCGAGGGTGTAGCCTATGAGATGCGTGTCTACGCAGTCAATGCCGTGGGGATGTCCAGACCCAGCCCTGCCTCTCAGCCCTTCATGCCTATTG GCCCCCCTGGTGAACCAACCCACCTGACTGTGGAGGATGTGTCTGACACCACAGTCTCACTCAAGTGGCGGCCCCCGGAGCGCGTGGGTGCAGGTGGCATGGACGGCTACAGTGTGGAGTACTGCCAGGAAGGCT CTTCTGAGTGGGTGGCTGCTCTTCAGGGGCTGACGGAGCGCACTTCGCTACTGGTGAAGGATCTGCCCACTGGGGCACGGCTGCAGTTCCGAGTGAGGGCACACAACGTGGCAGGGCCCGGAGCCCCTGTCATCACCAAGGAGCCTGTGACAGTGCAGGAGATACTTC AACGACCACGGCTCCAACTGCCCAGGCACCTGCGCCAGACCATTCAGAAGAAGGTGGGGGAGCCCGTGAATCTTCTCATCCCTTTCCAG GGCAAACCCCGGCCTCAAGTGACCTGGACCAAAGAGGGGCATCCCCTGGCAGGTGATGAGGTGAGCATCCGAAACAGCCCCACGGACACCATCTTGTTCATCCGGTCTGCCCACCGCACCCACTCAGGCACCTACCAGGTGACAGTTCGAATTGAGAACATGGAGGACAAGGCCACACTGGTCCTACAGATTGTGG ACAAGCCAAGTCCTCCCCAGGATATCCGGATCATTGAGACTTGGGGTTTCAATGTGGCTCTGGAGTGGAAGCCACCCCAAGATGATGGCAATACAGAAATCTGGGGTTACACTGTACAGAAAGCTGACAAGAAGACCATG GAGTGGTTCACTGTTTTGGAGCATTACCGTCGCACTCACTGTGTGGTATCAGAGCTCATCATTGGCAACGGCTACTACTTCCGGGTCTTCAGCCATAACATGGTGGGCTCCAGTGACAAAGCCGCTGCCACCAAGGAGCCTGTCTTTATTCCAAGACCAG GCATCACATATGAGCCACCCAAGTACAAGGCCCTGGACTTCTCTGAGGCCCCAAGCTTCACCCAGCCCTTGGCAAACCGCTCCATCATTGCAGGCTATAATGCTGTCCTCTGCTGTGCTGTCCGGGGTAGTcccaag CCCAAGATTTCCTGGTTCAAGAATGGACTGGACCTGGGGGAAGATGCTCGCTTCCGCATGTTCAGCAAGCAGGGAGTACTGACCCTGGAAATCAGAAAGCCCTGTCCCTATGATGGGGGTGTCTATGTCTGCAGGGCCACCAACCTGCAGGGCGAGGCGCAGTGTGAGTGCCGTCTGGAGGTGCGAG TTCCTCAGTGA
- the Spi1 gene encoding transcription factor PU.1 isoform X3, translating into MLQACKMEGFPLVPPQPSEELVTYEPELYQRQTQDYYSFMSSDGDSHSDHYWDFPTHHVHSEFESFPENHFTELQSVQAPQLQQLYRHMELEQMHVLDTPMAPPHASLSHQVSYMPRMCFPYQSLSPAHQQSSDEEEGERQSPPLEVSDGEADGLEPGPGLLHGETGSKKKIRLYQFLLDLLRSGDMKDSIWWVDKDKGTFQFSSKHKEALAHRWGIQKGNRKKMTYQKMARALRNYGKTGEVKKVKKKLTYQFSGEVLGRGSLAERRLPPH; encoded by the exons ATGTTACAGGCGTGCAAAATGGAAGGGTTTCCCCTCGTCCCCCCT CAG cCATCGGAAGAGCTGGTTACTTACGAACCTGAACTATACCAACGCCAAACTCAAGACTACTACTCCTTTATGAGCAGTGATGGAGACAGCCACAGTG ATCATTACTGGGACTTCCCCACGCACCATGTACACAGCGAGTTCGAGAGCTTCCCTGAGAACCACTTCACGGAGCTGCAGAGTGTGCAGGCCCCGCAGCTGCAGCAGCTCTACCGTCACATGGAGCTGGAACAGATGCACGTCCTCGATACCCCCATGGCACCGCCCCACGCCAGCCTCAGCCACCAG GTTTCCTACATGCCCAGGATGTGCTTCCCTTATCAGTCCTTGTCCCCGGCCCACCAGCAGAGCTCAGATGAGGAGGAGGGTGAGAGGCAGAGCCCCCCATTGGAGGTGTCTGATGGAGAGGCTGATGGCTTGGAGCCTGGGCCTGGTCTTCTGCATGGGGAGACAG GCAGCAAGAAAAAGATTCGCCTGTACCAGTTCCTGCTGGACCTGCTGCGCAGCGGCGACATGAAGGACAGCATCTGGTGGGTGGACAAGGACAAGGGCACCTTCCAGTTCTCATCCAAGCACAAGGAGGCGCTGGCGCACCGCTGGGGCATCCAGAAGGGCAACCGCAAGAAGATGACCTACCAGAAGATGGCGCGCGCGCTGCGCAACTACGGCAAGACCGGCGAGGTGAAGAAAGTCAAGAAGAAGCTCACCTACCAGTTCAGCGGCGAGGTGCTGGGCCGCGGAAGCCTGGCCGAGCGGCGCCTCCCACCCCACTGA